Proteins encoded within one genomic window of Verrucomicrobiota bacterium:
- a CDS encoding VCBS repeat-containing protein: MTVSATSDNPALLRDSSFVFGGDGADRTLVITPATDQVGGARITLSVMDSEGRAATASFQVRVEDAPAQKGDFNGDGLPDLIFQDADGFLAAWLVNLQTMKAVEFLVPSNVGDRDFLIVGSGDFNADGYVDLALQFSDGALAVWYLQGKKLIGVGIPHPAETGDAEWRLVATADWDSDGNTDFLFQHRTEGTLAVWYLHGIRLTRTEFLTPHRPGGTWRVVSP, translated from the coding sequence TTGACGGTTTCGGCCACCTCCGACAATCCGGCGTTGCTGCGGGACTCCAGTTTCGTCTTCGGCGGCGACGGGGCGGATCGAACGCTCGTGATCACGCCGGCGACAGATCAGGTCGGTGGGGCGCGCATCACGCTTTCGGTCATGGATTCCGAAGGCCGGGCGGCAACCGCTTCTTTTCAGGTGCGGGTCGAAGACGCGCCGGCGCAGAAGGGCGATTTCAATGGCGACGGATTGCCGGATCTCATCTTCCAGGATGCGGACGGATTTCTGGCGGCCTGGTTGGTGAACCTGCAAACCATGAAAGCGGTCGAATTTCTCGTTCCGAGCAACGTCGGGGACCGGGACTTCCTCATCGTGGGCAGCGGCGACTTCAACGCAGATGGCTATGTGGACCTGGCGCTGCAATTCTCAGACGGCGCGCTCGCTGTGTGGTATCTGCAAGGCAAAAAACTCATCGGCGTAGGTATTCCTCATCCCGCGGAGACCGGCGACGCAGAATGGCGATTGGTTGCGACGGCAGATTGGGATTCGGACGGGAACACGGATTTTCTCTTTCAGCATCGAACCGAGGGAACACTGGCCGTTTGGTATCTCCACGGCATCAGGCTGACTCGAACCGAATTCCTGACCCCGCACCGCCCCGGCGGAACCTGGCGGGTTGTGTCGCCGTAA
- a CDS encoding response regulator: MARILLVEDNEMNRDMLSRRLERRGHQVVLALDGQQGLDAARQQQPDVILMDMSLPVVDGWEATRQLKKDAATQAIPIIALTAHAMSSDEQKAREAGCDDFDTKPIELDRLLGKIQAQLDRRPRA, from the coding sequence ATGGCCCGCATCCTCCTCGTCGAAGATAACGAAATGAACCGCGACATGCTTTCACGGCGGTTGGAACGCCGCGGCCATCAGGTCGTCCTCGCGCTCGACGGCCAGCAAGGCCTGGACGCCGCCCGTCAACAGCAGCCCGACGTGATCCTCATGGACATGAGCCTGCCCGTCGTGGATGGCTGGGAAGCCACGCGCCAGTTGAAGAAGGACGCCGCCACTCAAGCCATTCCCATCATTGCCCTGACCGCGCATGCCATGTCGAGTGACGAACAGAAAGCGCGCGAAGCCGGGTGCGACGATTTCGACACCAAGCCCATCGAACTGGACCGGCTCTTGGGGAAGATTCAGGCGCAACTGGACCGGCGCCCGCGCGCATGA
- a CDS encoding response regulator, translated as MSSTASPGTPAAEVRRSKPESARARSLHLAKVRHDLRTPINHVLGYCEMLQDEPEDPAWPNLAEDLQRILTGGKQVLSLVNYYFDPEQVKPANPDLRQVQHELRTPLNHIIGYSEILQEQALELGRAMVHADLGKIRAAAFLLLDLLEMYLIRGQGAPSADPGLLESIWPAPPAQAAALPDTTLSPVWADAAILVVDDDPLNREMLERRLRRQGCKVFLAENGDQALTALRGRSVDLILLDMVMPGLDGFQVIAQLKADAALAPIPVIMLSASDEAATAVHCIKMGADDFLPKPCNTTLLLARIESSLAKKRLQELHRAGAGYFHDKGTLRPDSPSYVERQADRELFEGLLRGELCYVLTSRQMGKSSLMVRTAHKLRERGVSVVALDLTAIGQNVTPEQWYDGLLSRIGRALRLEDEFEDFWLRHERLGPVQRLFTALREVELKRHARSLVIFVDEVDAVRNLPFNTDEFFAAVRNRIYARVFDDAWVAEQLGLISTADHSTRSERE; from the coding sequence ATGAGTTCGACCGCTTCACCTGGAACTCCGGCAGCCGAGGTTCGCCGTTCCAAGCCCGAGTCGGCCCGCGCGCGGAGTTTGCATTTGGCCAAAGTGCGGCACGACCTGCGCACGCCCATCAACCATGTCTTGGGTTATTGCGAAATGCTGCAAGACGAGCCCGAGGATCCGGCCTGGCCCAACCTCGCGGAGGATCTCCAGAGAATTCTCACCGGCGGAAAGCAGGTTTTGTCGCTGGTCAATTACTACTTCGACCCCGAGCAAGTAAAGCCGGCCAATCCCGATCTTCGTCAAGTGCAGCACGAGTTGCGCACGCCGTTGAACCACATCATCGGCTACAGCGAAATTCTCCAAGAGCAAGCGCTCGAGCTCGGCCGCGCCATGGTGCACGCTGACCTCGGCAAAATCCGCGCCGCCGCGTTCCTCCTGCTGGACCTCTTGGAGATGTATCTGATCCGCGGTCAAGGCGCGCCGTCGGCCGACCCGGGCCTTCTCGAATCCATCTGGCCCGCGCCGCCCGCCCAGGCCGCGGCGCTGCCCGATACCACCCTTTCCCCGGTTTGGGCCGACGCCGCCATTTTGGTTGTGGATGACGATCCGTTGAACCGGGAAATGCTGGAGCGGCGGTTGCGGCGGCAAGGCTGCAAAGTCTTTTTGGCCGAGAATGGCGACCAAGCGTTGACGGCGCTGCGCGGCCGGTCCGTCGATCTCATCCTCTTGGACATGGTCATGCCGGGACTGGACGGCTTCCAAGTCATTGCTCAGTTGAAAGCCGACGCCGCGCTCGCCCCCATCCCGGTCATCATGCTCTCGGCTTCCGACGAAGCCGCCACGGCCGTGCATTGCATCAAAATGGGGGCCGACGATTTCCTGCCCAAACCCTGCAACACGACGCTCCTGCTGGCGCGCATCGAGTCTTCCCTGGCCAAGAAACGGCTGCAGGAATTGCACCGCGCCGGCGCCGGCTATTTCCACGACAAAGGCACGCTGCGTCCGGATTCGCCTTCCTACGTGGAGCGGCAGGCGGATCGAGAACTGTTCGAGGGCCTGCTCCGCGGCGAATTGTGCTACGTCCTTACTTCGCGGCAAATGGGCAAATCCTCGCTCATGGTCCGCACCGCGCACAAACTGCGCGAGCGCGGCGTCAGTGTCGTCGCCCTCGATTTGACCGCCATCGGCCAGAACGTGACCCCGGAGCAATGGTACGACGGGTTGCTCAGCCGCATCGGACGCGCGTTGCGATTGGAAGATGAGTTCGAGGATTTTTGGCTGCGGCATGAGCGACTCGGCCCCGTGCAGCGCTTGTTCACGGCCCTCCGCGAGGTCGAACTAAAACGCCACGCCCGGTCGCTCGTCATCTTCGTGGATGAAGTCGATGCCGTGCGGAACCTGCCGTTCAACACCGATGAATTCTTTGCCGCCGTGCGCAATCGCATCTACGCGCGCGTCTTCGATGACGCCTGGGTTGCGGAACAACTCGGCCTGATTTCAACCGCGGACCATTCGACGCGATCGGAGCGCGAATGA
- a CDS encoding response regulator, which yields MAARTGLVKLALGPKVPHGFRPKMNIVICPTLDGLARIWRQGSTFTVTLPAEAPRLPDNETSKAAPADPSNLLPSASTTVLVVDDDPAVLDLMSRVLAKEGWRVATANNGPAGLDLARKLQPDVITLDVMMPEMDGFEFVREFRRQPEGQAVPIIVITAKDLTEDDRRRLNGYVTQVLEKGAYRLDQLLHEIRRLVMAHAPHRRKER from the coding sequence TTGGCTGCTCGGACTGGATTGGTGAAACTTGCGCTCGGCCCTAAAGTGCCGCACGGTTTCCGACCCAAGATGAACATCGTTATTTGCCCGACTCTGGATGGCCTCGCACGAATATGGCGACAGGGCTCGACCTTCACCGTGACTCTCCCGGCCGAGGCGCCCCGTCTCCCGGACAACGAAACGAGCAAGGCCGCGCCGGCCGATCCGTCCAACCTGTTGCCATCCGCGAGCACGACGGTGTTGGTCGTGGACGACGATCCCGCGGTGCTCGACTTGATGAGCCGCGTCCTCGCCAAAGAGGGGTGGCGCGTGGCGACGGCCAACAACGGCCCGGCGGGACTGGACCTCGCGCGGAAGCTGCAACCCGACGTCATCACGCTCGACGTGATGATGCCGGAGATGGACGGCTTCGAGTTCGTCCGGGAATTTCGCCGACAGCCGGAGGGCCAGGCTGTGCCGATCATCGTCATCACGGCCAAAGACCTCACGGAAGATGATCGCCGCCGGCTCAACGGCTACGTCACGCAAGTCCTCGAAAAGGGCGCTTACCGTCTCGATCAACTCCTCCATGAAATCCGGCGCTTGGTCATGGCCCACGCCCCGCACCGACGCAAAGAAAGGTAA
- a CDS encoding tetratricopeptide repeat protein, which translates to MTAENTPPIGNGPKRKYFRAVGPRLRVLLFFVFGLVAILGANSAYLLSVTILEWATKLTYQNYFYQYMFLAHLVLGLVLIVPFLVFAAVHIKNSYHRPNRRAVRVGLGLFGVCLVLLFSGVALTRLDFFEIKNPNVRSMAYWAHVITPVLAVWLYILHRLAGPRIKWRVGLAWAGVVGVVVAAMVLLHAQDPRKWNVQGPKEGEKYFLPSLARTASGNFIPARTLMMDDYCLKCHQDAYAGWFHSAHHFSSFNNKPYLFSVRETRQVSLKRDGSVKASRWCAGCHDVVPFFSGAFDDPDFDLEKHPTSQAGITCTACHAIVNVNSTQGNADYTIEEPIHYPFAFSTNGFLQFINQQLVKAKPEFHKKTFLKPLHKNAEFCSTCHKVSLPYELNHYKEFLRGQNHYDTFLLSGVSGHNAKSFYYPPKAKENCASCHMPLKASEDFGANFFNPTNRSTRFIHDHLFPAANTGVAHLRNQPDIVKAHQDFLKDCARVDIFGVKEGGTIDSPLIAPLRPNVPALKRGQTYLLEVVLRTLTVGHPLTQGTADSNELWTDVKVSSGGRVIGRNGGLGPFNEVDPWSHFVNVYMLDKDGNRIDRRNPQDIFTPLYNNQIPPGAAQVVHYALTVPEDATEPLTVEVKFQYRKFDTIYMNYVLGQGYTNGAPLQVINDLPITTIASDKVTFQVEGGQALPSTLNSQLSTIPEWQRWNDYGIGLLLKGDKGSEKGELIQAAQAFSEVEKLGHADGPLNQARVFFKEGRLDDAVTALQRAVKFNPPAPRWTVAWFNGLVNKQNGFLDKAITEFRSILEDRYPELEKRGFDFSKDYEVINELGQTLVERAKLEQGEENKERRREFLLQAQAQFERTLALDSENLTAHYNLMLIHTQLGDDAKAAEHRKLHERYRPDDNARDRAIAIHRRANAAADHAAQAIVIYPLQRPQALGLSSAGKP; encoded by the coding sequence TGTTCCTCGCCCACCTCGTGTTGGGCCTGGTTTTGATTGTGCCTTTTCTAGTTTTTGCCGCGGTTCACATCAAGAACTCCTATCATCGCCCGAATCGGCGAGCCGTGCGGGTGGGGCTTGGTTTGTTCGGAGTGTGTCTCGTGCTCCTCTTTTCCGGAGTGGCGTTGACCCGGCTGGATTTCTTTGAAATCAAGAACCCGAATGTCCGGTCGATGGCTTACTGGGCGCACGTCATCACGCCGGTGCTTGCGGTCTGGCTTTACATCCTTCATCGGCTGGCGGGACCCCGAATCAAATGGCGCGTCGGCTTGGCCTGGGCCGGCGTCGTGGGCGTGGTCGTGGCCGCGATGGTCCTGTTGCATGCGCAGGATCCGCGGAAGTGGAACGTGCAAGGGCCAAAGGAAGGGGAAAAATATTTTCTGCCCTCGCTGGCGCGGACTGCATCCGGAAATTTCATCCCCGCCCGGACGCTGATGATGGACGATTACTGTCTAAAATGCCATCAGGACGCTTACGCCGGCTGGTTTCACAGCGCGCATCACTTCAGTTCCTTCAACAACAAGCCGTACCTGTTCAGCGTCCGCGAGACGCGCCAGGTGTCACTGAAACGGGATGGCTCGGTGAAGGCGTCGCGGTGGTGCGCGGGTTGCCACGACGTGGTGCCGTTCTTCAGCGGCGCGTTTGACGATCCCGATTTCGACCTGGAGAAGCATCCGACCTCGCAGGCGGGCATCACGTGCACGGCCTGCCACGCGATCGTCAATGTCAACAGCACGCAAGGCAACGCGGACTACACGATCGAGGAGCCGATTCACTACCCGTTCGCTTTCAGCACGAACGGATTCCTTCAGTTCATCAACCAGCAACTCGTCAAAGCCAAACCGGAGTTTCACAAGAAAACCTTCCTGAAGCCGCTGCACAAGAACGCGGAGTTCTGCTCGACCTGCCACAAGGTCAGCCTTCCCTACGAACTGAATCACTACAAGGAATTCCTTCGCGGCCAGAATCACTACGACACCTTTCTGTTAAGCGGCGTGTCCGGTCACAACGCCAAAAGCTTTTACTATCCGCCGAAGGCCAAGGAGAATTGCGCGAGCTGCCACATGCCGCTGAAGGCGTCGGAAGATTTCGGCGCGAACTTCTTCAATCCGACGAACCGCTCCACGCGGTTCATCCACGATCATCTGTTTCCGGCGGCGAACACGGGCGTGGCTCACCTCCGCAACCAGCCGGACATCGTGAAGGCGCATCAGGATTTTCTGAAGGACTGCGCGCGGGTCGATATTTTCGGGGTCAAGGAAGGCGGCACGATTGACAGCCCCCTCATTGCGCCGCTGCGGCCCAACGTGCCGGCATTGAAACGCGGCCAAACTTACCTGTTGGAAGTGGTTTTGCGGACTCTGACCGTGGGGCACCCCCTGACGCAAGGCACCGCCGATTCAAACGAACTTTGGACCGACGTGAAAGTCAGCAGCGGTGGACGGGTGATCGGCCGCAACGGGGGTCTCGGCCCGTTCAACGAAGTCGATCCCTGGTCGCACTTCGTCAACGTGTACATGCTCGACAAGGACGGGAATCGGATCGACCGCCGGAATCCGCAGGACATTTTCACGCCGCTCTACAATAACCAGATTCCGCCAGGCGCCGCGCAGGTCGTGCACTATGCGCTCACGGTTCCGGAGGATGCGACGGAGCCGCTCACGGTCGAGGTGAAATTCCAATATCGGAAGTTCGACACGATTTACATGAACTACGTCCTGGGGCAGGGCTACACCAACGGGGCGCCACTCCAGGTGATCAACGACCTCCCAATAACAACGATCGCCTCGGACAAAGTGACGTTCCAGGTCGAAGGTGGCCAGGCGCTGCCCTCAACTCTCAACTCCCAACTCTCAACCATTCCCGAATGGCAGCGCTGGAATGACTACGGCATCGGCCTCTTGCTCAAAGGCGACAAAGGCAGCGAAAAAGGCGAATTGATCCAGGCGGCCCAGGCCTTTTCCGAAGTGGAAAAACTGGGCCACGCGGACGGCCCGCTCAACCAGGCCCGTGTTTTCTTCAAAGAAGGCCGCCTGGACGACGCCGTGACCGCCCTGCAGCGCGCAGTCAAATTCAACCCGCCCGCCCCGCGCTGGACGGTGGCGTGGTTCAACGGACTGGTGAACAAACAGAACGGATTTCTGGACAAAGCGATCACGGAATTCCGCAGCATCCTGGAAGACCGCTATCCGGAGTTGGAGAAGCGCGGATTCGATTTCAGCAAGGATTACGAAGTCATCAACGAACTCGGCCAGACGCTGGTCGAGCGCGCCAAACTGGAGCAAGGCGAAGAAAACAAGGAACGCCGGCGCGAGTTCCTGCTCCAGGCCCAAGCTCAATTTGAAAGAACACTCGCGCTCGACAGCGAGAATCTCACGGCTCACTACAATCTGATGCTGATCCACACCCAGCTTGGCGACGACGCCAAGGCCGCCGAGCATCGGAAGCTTCACGAGCGGTACCGCCCCGACGACAACGCGCGCGACCGCGCCATCGCGATCCATCGCCGCGCCAACGCCGCCGCCGATCACGCCGCGCAGGCGATCGTGATTTATCCGCTCCAACGGCCACAGGCGCTCGGATTGTCCAGTGCAGGGAAGCCATGA
- the rnc gene encoding ribonuclease III, with product MSDLGPLQSRLGYAFRDVELLRLAVTHPSVAHEHGNNVHHNQRLEFLGDAVLQLVLTRVLYERFPDFGEGPLTKARAQLVNRRSLAEHGRRLELGQHLILSRGEELNGGRDRPSTLADAFEALLGAIFMDGGFESAQEFILRQFRDVFGDLEVLPNLENPKGELQEVLQARSPEPPRYIMLSVSGPDHDRVFECAVFYRKEELGRGSGKSKKEAESQAALNALVALHQSTTEANEPEESEAGDNP from the coding sequence GTGTCGGACCTTGGCCCACTTCAGAGTCGTTTAGGCTACGCCTTTCGAGATGTCGAACTGCTGCGTCTGGCGGTGACGCATCCGTCGGTCGCGCACGAGCACGGCAACAACGTCCACCACAACCAGCGGCTCGAATTTCTGGGGGATGCGGTTCTGCAGTTGGTTCTGACGCGCGTGTTGTATGAAAGATTCCCGGACTTCGGCGAAGGGCCGTTGACCAAAGCCCGCGCGCAATTGGTCAACCGCCGTTCGCTGGCCGAACATGGCCGCCGCCTCGAACTGGGACAGCACCTGATCCTCAGCCGCGGCGAGGAACTCAACGGAGGACGAGATCGTCCGTCCACGCTTGCCGACGCGTTTGAAGCGTTGCTGGGCGCGATCTTCATGGACGGCGGATTTGAATCGGCTCAGGAATTTATTCTCCGCCAGTTTCGCGATGTGTTCGGCGATCTGGAAGTGTTGCCCAATCTGGAAAACCCGAAAGGCGAACTCCAGGAGGTCCTGCAAGCCCGCTCGCCTGAGCCGCCACGTTATATCATGTTGTCCGTGTCTGGCCCGGACCACGATCGCGTCTTCGAGTGCGCCGTGTTTTATCGAAAGGAAGAACTCGGCCGGGGAAGCGGCAAGAGCAAGAAGGAGGCGGAATCTCAAGCCGCGCTCAACGCTCTGGTGGCGCTCCACCAGTCCACGACAGAAGCGAATGAACCGGAGGAATCAGAGGCCGGTGATAATCCGTGA